The following are encoded together in the Pieris napi chromosome 17, ilPieNapi1.2, whole genome shotgun sequence genome:
- the LOC125057951 gene encoding uncharacterized protein LOC125057951, whose product MLPQRERACEELLQNPLLRTPPPEPERPRPPRIRKPREFKLPPRFPLLSKDFYASWCNHQKELQLAKHKVDDHPPGLFPELYLKPRRLNYYARQLEENMNVNKELLKRINLIQRTGGFVDCWMYPELTDTYNKLLCKQRQRVLDEIRRQNIYFYSRLLIARSEQPLTKELEVLWKDTKHKLILGASLPFILFKTEKIDRDIRDPAFDKPPNINRPKVSMEIWVIGGSKIGRVTMELFTDLVPKTCQLFLGLVKGDSRGHAYMGTRIFRVVPDLYCRAGDVTKDNGFGCYLAEGQTEPPTPEGFRLKHSVPGVLSMVVSSDNEVCGQFNIIFKPLPQFDGKHVVFGRIIGGPAQALERISALGLPLGSTTSDCIIRYCGWFTRTGQYREGNANTIKFPPRRKT is encoded by the exons ATGCTTCCTCAACGTGAGCGCGCCTGTGAAGAGCTGCTGCAGAATCCACTCCTTCGAACCCCACCTCCTGAACCAGAAAGACCTAGGCCACCACGTATACGGAAGCCTAGAGAATTTAAGCTC ccCCCGAGATTCCCGCTATTATCAAAAGACTTTTATGCATCATGGTGTAATCATCAAAAAGAG CTGCAACTCGCAAAGCACAAAGTGGATGACCATCCTCCTGGGCTGTTCCCAGAGTTGTATCTAAAACCAAGGCGTTTAAACTACTATGCACGCCAGCTTGAAGAGAATATGAACGTAAATAAGGAACTCTTGAAGAGGATCAATCTTATTCAACGGACTGGA GGTTTTGTAGACTGCTGGATGTACCCCGAGCTCACGGATACATATAACAAATTGCTGTGCAAACAACGCCAAAGGGTGTTGGATGAAATACGAAGACAGAACATATATTTCTACTCACGTCTCTTGATCGCA CGGTCGGAACAACCTTTGACGAAGGAGCTTGAAGTTCTATGGAAGGACACGAagcataaattaattttaggtGCATC ATtgccatttattttatttaaaaccgaAAAAATCGATCGTGATATAAGGGATCCTGCTTTTGATAAGCCACCGAACATTAATAGGCCTAA AGTTTCTATGGAGATATGGGTTATTGGTGGTTCCAAAATTGGTCGAGTTACTATGGAGCTATTTACGGACTTAGTGCCGAAGACATGCCAGCTGTTCCTGGGTCTTGTAAAGGGGGACAGTCGAGGTCACGCATATATGGGCACGAGAATTTTTAG AGTTGTACCAGATCTATATTGCCGAGCCGGTGACGTCACCAAGGACAATGGGTTTGGTTGTTATTTAGCTGAAGGACAGACAGAGCCACCAACACCTGAAGGCTTTCGCTTGAAGCATTCTGTTcctg GTGTTTTATCAATGGTGGTATCATCAGATAATGAAGTGTGTGGccagtttaatataatatttaagcctCTGCCTCAATTTGATGGAAAGCATGTCGTGTTTGGAAga attatcgGTGGCCCAGCGCAAGCTTTAGAAAGGATCAGTGCACTTGGTCTTCCATTGGGATCCACTACATCCGACTGCATTATCAGATATTGTGGTTGGTTTACACGAACTGGTCAATATAGAGAGGGCAACGCTAATACTATTAAATTCCCACCACGTCGAAAAACATAa
- the LOC125057952 gene encoding CD151 antigen-like isoform X3, whose translation MDSCGRCMKVSLVAINVVTFLSGLLAVAIGLWIWTSRSFSSTLMSNNMYIASVVVVVAMGAAIMLLSFLGCCGAAKEVKCMLLTYYILVFIIFVAMLVGGILLFVFREKVISTLDREMHASMPNYGVKHEYTRAWDDTQSHLQCCGVKSHNDWNGNVPESCCKEVYPGKRLDCRYSPNPTTMYMDGCLNKTIDLLREDAAYVGAVAIIVALIMVLALIFSCGLFVKIE comes from the exons ATGGACAGTTGCGGTAGATGTATGAAAGTGTCGCTGGTTGCGATCAATGTTGTTACTTTC TTAAGTGGTTTACTAGCAGTGGCAATAGGACTATGGATTTGGACGTCACGCTCATTTTCAAGCACGCTCATGAGCAACAATATGTACATAGCCTCTGTGGTTGTTGTCGTTGCAATGGGAGCGGCGATCATGTTGCTTTCCTTTCTTGGATGCTGCGGCGCGGCGAAGGAAGTGAAATGCATGCTGCTCACG TATTACATCCTTGTATTCATTATATTCGTGGCGATGCTGGTAGGAGGTATTCTACTTTTCGTCTTCCGTGAGAAGGTTATATCGACTCTCGACCGGGAAATGCATGCCTCCATGCCAAATTATGGCGTCAAGCATGAGTACACACGCGCCTGGGATGATACGCAATCCCATCTACAATGCTGTGGTGTGAAGAGCCATAACGATTGGAATGGGAATGTCCCAGAGAGCTGCTGTAAGGAAGTCTATCCGGGAAAG CGCTTGGACTGCAGGTATTCTCCCAACCCCACCACGATGTACATGGACGGATGTCTGAACAAAACTATAGACTTGCTCCGAGAAGACGCGGCGTATGTTGGTGCTGTGGCTATTATTGTAGCTTTGATTATG GTACTggcattaatattttcttgcgGACTTTTTGTGAAAATAGAGTGA
- the LOC125057952 gene encoding leukocyte surface antigen CD53-like isoform X1, which translates to MKGVLHIQPKNSTRNGAPNERRESPTGGAMDSCGRCMKVSLVAINVVTFLSGLLAVAIGLWIWTSRSFSSTLMSNNMYIASVVVVVAMGAAIMLLSFLGCCGAAKEVKCMLLTYYILVFIIFVAMLVGGILLFVFREKVISTLDREMHASMPNYGVKHEYTRAWDDTQSHLQCCGVKSHNDWNGNVPESCCKEVYPGKRLDCRYSPNPTTMYMDGCLNKTIDLLREDAAYVGAVAIIVALIMVLALIFSCGLFVKIE; encoded by the exons ATGAAAGGAGTGCTTCATATTCAACCTAAAAATAGCACAAGAAATGGTGCACCAAACGAGAG gaGGGAATCACCTACCGGGGGCGCGATGGACAGTTGCGGTAGATGTATGAAAGTGTCGCTGGTTGCGATCAATGTTGTTACTTTC TTAAGTGGTTTACTAGCAGTGGCAATAGGACTATGGATTTGGACGTCACGCTCATTTTCAAGCACGCTCATGAGCAACAATATGTACATAGCCTCTGTGGTTGTTGTCGTTGCAATGGGAGCGGCGATCATGTTGCTTTCCTTTCTTGGATGCTGCGGCGCGGCGAAGGAAGTGAAATGCATGCTGCTCACG TATTACATCCTTGTATTCATTATATTCGTGGCGATGCTGGTAGGAGGTATTCTACTTTTCGTCTTCCGTGAGAAGGTTATATCGACTCTCGACCGGGAAATGCATGCCTCCATGCCAAATTATGGCGTCAAGCATGAGTACACACGCGCCTGGGATGATACGCAATCCCATCTACAATGCTGTGGTGTGAAGAGCCATAACGATTGGAATGGGAATGTCCCAGAGAGCTGCTGTAAGGAAGTCTATCCGGGAAAG CGCTTGGACTGCAGGTATTCTCCCAACCCCACCACGATGTACATGGACGGATGTCTGAACAAAACTATAGACTTGCTCCGAGAAGACGCGGCGTATGTTGGTGCTGTGGCTATTATTGTAGCTTTGATTATG GTACTggcattaatattttcttgcgGACTTTTTGTGAAAATAGAGTGA
- the LOC125057952 gene encoding leukocyte surface antigen CD53-like isoform X2: MEDPEPESDGRESPTGGAMDSCGRCMKVSLVAINVVTFLSGLLAVAIGLWIWTSRSFSSTLMSNNMYIASVVVVVAMGAAIMLLSFLGCCGAAKEVKCMLLTYYILVFIIFVAMLVGGILLFVFREKVISTLDREMHASMPNYGVKHEYTRAWDDTQSHLQCCGVKSHNDWNGNVPESCCKEVYPGKRLDCRYSPNPTTMYMDGCLNKTIDLLREDAAYVGAVAIIVALIMVLALIFSCGLFVKIE, translated from the exons ATGGAGGATCCAGAACCCGAAAGTGATgg gaGGGAATCACCTACCGGGGGCGCGATGGACAGTTGCGGTAGATGTATGAAAGTGTCGCTGGTTGCGATCAATGTTGTTACTTTC TTAAGTGGTTTACTAGCAGTGGCAATAGGACTATGGATTTGGACGTCACGCTCATTTTCAAGCACGCTCATGAGCAACAATATGTACATAGCCTCTGTGGTTGTTGTCGTTGCAATGGGAGCGGCGATCATGTTGCTTTCCTTTCTTGGATGCTGCGGCGCGGCGAAGGAAGTGAAATGCATGCTGCTCACG TATTACATCCTTGTATTCATTATATTCGTGGCGATGCTGGTAGGAGGTATTCTACTTTTCGTCTTCCGTGAGAAGGTTATATCGACTCTCGACCGGGAAATGCATGCCTCCATGCCAAATTATGGCGTCAAGCATGAGTACACACGCGCCTGGGATGATACGCAATCCCATCTACAATGCTGTGGTGTGAAGAGCCATAACGATTGGAATGGGAATGTCCCAGAGAGCTGCTGTAAGGAAGTCTATCCGGGAAAG CGCTTGGACTGCAGGTATTCTCCCAACCCCACCACGATGTACATGGACGGATGTCTGAACAAAACTATAGACTTGCTCCGAGAAGACGCGGCGTATGTTGGTGCTGTGGCTATTATTGTAGCTTTGATTATG GTACTggcattaatattttcttgcgGACTTTTTGTGAAAATAGAGTGA
- the LOC125058107 gene encoding tudor domain-containing protein 3 yields MSIKETLKELGWHLSDEGVEAINDNGQIQDTHLLSKRALDFDLRDIGEAAFPEDFLKDPSKLENPVVLQIQKIRNVSAPKANEESTSAPRMLKLILHDGKSTYTALETNPIPNFTINTPPGTKVLLQNEGLEICHNVIWLNSDIVKILGGKVSHMIEKWELNRSLAKHTRGAVDGGPPPWIPFGQRLEANPLEKQFKSLQEAAKQDNPEFEAQRKGAIAEAQRLSGVKKVFGGGTKPLLDANVQKIVDAGFTEEQAENALKYTKNNVERALRILQKRDNSENRTKEKQRESEPAPKRKGRNKDKDDDDVIPVKPSGKVSLFDFLEDKLPNVPDRQKERNNRIELSSAVDEKSDRNYGSRERNNSRYNSRSQGPRHERQDGPRHRNDRGHFNDHHQSSSHREDRKYQTQAETPPRFQKKFEEMNKHSNNQYPYKNYNNQSQNQYNNRRSERNHENKVQQQPQYPNNSHSMEKLVEATANLNLMSNQQCSNEEKPSPQYQPSEQPYPKHQNYQNQNVPEMQPFRRNNDVPKYQEPNYQRRQQPNGYVEQPQNMYPNAYMANMQGGYNNRQYGYGGRPHEFNTMRTGGPFLPGSLLGFQNAAVNEQARAMLGVAEINWKVGDRCLALYWEDNNFYEAEITGISANTVVVKFCAYGNHEEVLKSNCLPYPNQATSSGGYASRGVFPARRP; encoded by the exons ATGTCGATCAAAGAAACTCTCAAAGAATTGGGCTG gcaCTTGAGTGATGAAGGAGTTGAAGCAATTAACGATAATGGGCAAATTCAAGATACACATTTGCTTTCTAAACGTGCTTTAGAT tttgaTTTACGTGACATAGGTGAGGCAGCGTTTCctgaagattttttaaaagatcCTTCTAAGTTAGAGAATCCTGTTGTGCTTCAAATTCAAAAGATTAGAAATGTCTCAGCTCCCAAAGCCAATGAAGAATCTACTTCAGCTCCTCGTATGTTGAAACTAATTTTACATGATGGAAAATCTACATATACAGCATTAGAAACAAATCCAATACCAAATTTTACAATCAATACTCCGCCCGGCACTAAAGTTCTACTTCAAAATGAAGGATTAGAAATATGTCATAATGTGATCTGGTTAAATTCTGACATAGTCAAAATTCTTGGAGGAAAAGTATCTCATATGATTGAAAAGTGGGAACTAAACAGGAGTTTGGCAAAACATACAAGag GTGCTGTTGATGGTGGTCCACCTCCATGGATACCATTTGGTCAAAGATTAGAAGCTAATCCACttgaaaaacaatttaaaagtcTGCAAGAAGCTGCCAAGCAGGATAATCCTGAGTTTGAAGCTCAAAGAAAGGGAGCTATTGCAGAAGCCCAAAGATTATCTGGTGTtaaaaag gtGTTTGGTGGAGGAACTAAGCCTCTATTAGATGCAAATGTTCAGAAAATTGTTGATGCTGGATTCACAGAAGAACAAGCTGAGAATGCtcttaaatacacaaaaaataatgttgaaaGGGCATTAAGAATTCTCCAAAAGAGAGATAACTCTGAGAACCGGACTAAAGAAAAGCAGAGGGAATCAGAACCTGCACCAAAACGAAAAGGACGAAATAAAGATAaagatgatgatgatgttATTCCAGTAAAACCATCTGGTAAAGTGTCTTTATTTGACTTTTTAGAAGATAAACTACCGAATGTTCCTGACCGACAAAAAGAAAGGAATAATCGTATTGAACTTAGTTCAGCAGTCGATGAAAAAAGTGATAGAAATTATGGGAGTAGAGAACGAAATAATTCTCGATATAATTCGCGTTCCCAGGGGCCTAGACATGAGAGACAAGATGGCCCACGGCACCGCAACGACAGAGGACATTTTAATGATCATCATCAGTCATCATCTCATAGAGAGGATAGAAAATACCAGACACAGGCTGAAACGCCACCTCGCTTCCAAAAGAAGTTTGaggaaatgaataaacattcaAATAATCAATATCCCTACAAGAATTACAATAATCAATCTCAGAACCAATACAACAATAGAAGAAGTGAGAGGAATCATGAGAACAAAGTTCAACAGCAACCGCAATATCCTAATAACTCGCACTCAATGGAGAAATTAGTTGAAGCAACTGCGAACCTAAATCTAATGTCAAACCAACAGTGTTCAAATGAAGAGAAGCCATCTCCACAATATCAACCTTCCGAGCAACCGTATCCTAAGCATCAGAATTATCAGAATCAAAATGTCCCAGAAATGCAGCCCTTTAGGCGAAATAACGATGTGCCAAAATACCAGGAGCCAAATTATCAGCGCCGACAACAACCCAATGGCTATGTTGAACAACCTCAAAATATGTATCCAAACGCTTATATGGCTAATATGCAAGGGGGCTACAACAATAGGCAGTATGGGTACGGAGGGAGACCCCATGAGTTTAATACTATGAGGACGGGAGGTCCGTTCCTACCTGGATCATTACTGGGCTTCCAAAATGCCGCTGTTAATGAACAAGCGCGTGCGATGCTGGGCGTCGCCGAGATTAACTGGAAAGTTGGTGACCGATGTCTAGCTTTGTACTGGGAAGATAATAAT TTCTATGAAGCGGAGATAACTGGTATATCAGCAAACACTGTAGTAGTTAAATTTTGTGCATATGGTAACCATGAAGAAGTTCTCAAATCCAACTGCTTGCCATATCCAAACCAAG CGACCTCCAGCGGAGGCTATGCGTCGCGGGGCGTATTCCCCGCACGCAGACCCTAG
- the LOC125058110 gene encoding copper transport protein ATOX1: MSSIHIFNVEMTCEGCSGAVERVLNRLKGQGVEDVSISLPEQKVSVTSSLSSDQLLEVIKKTGKKTTYVGKQ; encoded by the exons ATGTCTTCG attcACATTTTCAATGTTGAAATGACTTGCGAAGGTTGCTCAGGAGCTGTGGAAAGAGTTTTGAACAGACTGAAAGGTCAGGGTGTTGAAGATGTGTCTATAAGTTTACCAGAACAGAAGGTGTCTGTTACTTCTAGTCTAAGTTCTGACCAGTTACTTGAAGTAATAAAGAAAACTGGGAAAAAAACAACCTATGTTGGCAAGCAATAG
- the LOC125058109 gene encoding uncharacterized protein LOC125058109 yields MWFRCYHSDMYPIKTILHLDNDNEVLDTIDNIQEPNAHSTILESAHPSTNVSLSASRKTCPSGECSNNIGDISHLPRTPPVPGTYTIPSIMNKSVGTNDETENLFGMIKLTASDVCYTNGTIEWVGRKRSFPINSGFKILKDNKIFHGEPVLKKVRKINSTFTIANEKFKECDCADVLPTVNAIVDHLNALHEAVDIVDLRLNTLEDVIGRNE; encoded by the coding sequence ATGTGGTTTCGATGCTATCACAGTGATATGTACCCCATTAAAACAATTCTGCATTTGGATAATGATAATGAAGTGTTGGATACCATAGACAACATTCAAGAACCAAATGCTCATAGCACTATATTGGAGTCAGCTCATCCTAGCACAAATGTATCATTGTCTGCATCTCGTAAGACATGCCCATCTGGTGAATGTTCTAATAATATTGGAGATATTAGTCATTTACCACGCACCCCTCCTGTACCAGGGACTTATACAATCCCATCTATAATGAATAAGTCTGTTGGAACCAATGATGaaactgaaaatttatttgggatgataaaacttactGCCAGTGATGTTTGCTATACTAATGGAACTATAGAGTGGGTTGGAAGGAAGAGAAGTTTTCCAATTAATAGTGGATTCAAAATTCTTAAAGATAACAAAATTTTCCATGGCGAACCTGTCTTGAAAAaagtaagaaaaattaatagcaCCTTTACAATTGCAAATGAAAAGTTTAAAGAATGTGACTGTGCTGATGTGTTACCAACTGTAAATGCTATTGTTGACCATCTTAATGCACTTCATGAAGCAGTTGATATAGTAGATCTGAGATTAAATACTCTTGAAGATGTTATTGGCAGGAATGAAtaa
- the LOC125058108 gene encoding POC1 centriolar protein homolog A-like isoform X2 — MDITFSPSGQYMASASRDKTIRVWVPTVTGSTGVFKAHSQTVRSVQFSSDGKKILTASDDKIIKLWSSDKYKFIMSFVGHTNWVRRASMSQDCTLIASCSDDKSIKLWNIETGSCIHTYKDQKTHGVYLAWHPASCYIAVGTINGNVMLYDVRTHNLVQYYSIHNDYVNQVAFHPSGSFILTASKDGTMKILDLLEGHPLFTLSAQSGAVNTVTFSPTGDSFASAGEDKLVYIWKTNFTELGSETKENNNISTPQSQNSKVTPKGKRQGYTETMLENEYNIAFKKLTFRESCHSFKNY; from the exons ATGGATATCACCTTTTCCCCATCTGGACAGTATATGGCTTCAGCGTCACGTGATAAAACAATTAGAGTATGGGTTCCTACAGTGACAGGTAGCACTGGGGTATTCAAAGCGCATTCCCAAACTGTGCGTTCTGTTCAGTTTAGTTCGGATGGAAAAAAG ATTTTAACAGCCTCTgatgacaaaataataaaactgtgGTCAAGTGACAAGTATAAATTCATAATGTCATTTGTTGGTCATACCAATTGGGTGAGAAGAGCCAGTATGTCCCAAGATTGTACCTTAATAGCTTCTTGTTCAGATGATAAATCAATTAAACTATGGAATATTGAGACTGGAAGctgcatacatacatacaaagaCCAAAAGACCCATGGTGTATATTTAGCATGGCACCCAGCTAGTTGCTATATAGCTGTGGGCACCATTAATGGGAATGTTATGCTTTATGATGTAAGGACACATAATTTGGTACAGTATTATAG cATACATAATGATTATGTCAATCAAGTAGCTTTTCACCCCAGTggtagttttatattaactgcAAGTAAAGATGGAACTATGAAG atattaGACTTATTAGAGGGACAcccattatttacattaagtgCACAATCGGGAGCAGTGAACACTGTAACATTTTCACCAACTGGGGATAGTTTTGCATCGGCTGGTGAAGATAAAttg GTATACATTTGGAAGACAAATTTTACAGAATTGGGCAGTGAAACAAAGGAgaacaataatatatctacACCACAGTCccaaaattcaaaagttaCTCCTAAAGGAAAAAGACAG GGCTATACCGAGACTATGTTAGAGAATGAATACAATATAGCATTCAAAAAGCTTACATTTCGAGAAAGTTGccattcttttaaaaattattga
- the LOC125058108 gene encoding POC1 centriolar protein homolog A-like isoform X1, protein MDSRLTCPEPSLEKHLKGHRKSITALSFNPNERQIASSSLDNTILLWDLHGMRSYRFQGHDEAVMDITFSPSGQYMASASRDKTIRVWVPTVTGSTGVFKAHSQTVRSVQFSSDGKKILTASDDKIIKLWSSDKYKFIMSFVGHTNWVRRASMSQDCTLIASCSDDKSIKLWNIETGSCIHTYKDQKTHGVYLAWHPASCYIAVGTINGNVMLYDVRTHNLVQYYSIHNDYVNQVAFHPSGSFILTASKDGTMKILDLLEGHPLFTLSAQSGAVNTVTFSPTGDSFASAGEDKLVYIWKTNFTELGSETKENNNISTPQSQNSKVTPKGKRQGYTETMLENEYNIAFKKLTFRESCHSFKNY, encoded by the exons ATGGATTCTAGATTAACTTGTCCCGAACCAAGTTTAGAAAAACATTTGAAGGGTCACCGAAAGAGTATTACAGCTCTGTCCTTTAATCCCAATGAGCGACAGATAGCGAGCAGTTCTTTAGACAACACTATTTTA CTATGGGATCTTCATGGAATGCGAAGTTACAGATTTCAAGGCCATGATGAAGCTGTCATGGATATCACCTTTTCCCCATCTGGACAGTATATGGCTTCAGCGTCACGTGATAAAACAATTAGAGTATGGGTTCCTACAGTGACAGGTAGCACTGGGGTATTCAAAGCGCATTCCCAAACTGTGCGTTCTGTTCAGTTTAGTTCGGATGGAAAAAAG ATTTTAACAGCCTCTgatgacaaaataataaaactgtgGTCAAGTGACAAGTATAAATTCATAATGTCATTTGTTGGTCATACCAATTGGGTGAGAAGAGCCAGTATGTCCCAAGATTGTACCTTAATAGCTTCTTGTTCAGATGATAAATCAATTAAACTATGGAATATTGAGACTGGAAGctgcatacatacatacaaagaCCAAAAGACCCATGGTGTATATTTAGCATGGCACCCAGCTAGTTGCTATATAGCTGTGGGCACCATTAATGGGAATGTTATGCTTTATGATGTAAGGACACATAATTTGGTACAGTATTATAG cATACATAATGATTATGTCAATCAAGTAGCTTTTCACCCCAGTggtagttttatattaactgcAAGTAAAGATGGAACTATGAAG atattaGACTTATTAGAGGGACAcccattatttacattaagtgCACAATCGGGAGCAGTGAACACTGTAACATTTTCACCAACTGGGGATAGTTTTGCATCGGCTGGTGAAGATAAAttg GTATACATTTGGAAGACAAATTTTACAGAATTGGGCAGTGAAACAAAGGAgaacaataatatatctacACCACAGTCccaaaattcaaaagttaCTCCTAAAGGAAAAAGACAG GGCTATACCGAGACTATGTTAGAGAATGAATACAATATAGCATTCAAAAAGCTTACATTTCGAGAAAGTTGccattcttttaaaaattattga